From the Ruminiclostridium josui JCM 17888 genome, one window contains:
- a CDS encoding helix-turn-helix transcriptional regulator has product MRKVNVDKLNHLGKLREDKMLDRKTVSKEIGCTEVFLSQIERKGASKRPSINTAQKMCKIYKCSLEDIFLTK; this is encoded by the coding sequence ATGAGAAAAGTAAATGTAGACAAACTAAATCATTTAGGAAAATTAAGAGAGGATAAAATGTTAGATAGGAAAACAGTATCAAAAGAAATTGGCTGTACTGAAGTTTTTTTATCACAAATTGAAAGAAAAGGCGCTTCCAAAAGACCATCTATTAATACCGCTCAAAAAATGTGTAAGATTTATAAATGCTCGCTAGAAGATATTTTTCTCACAAAATAA
- a CDS encoding AbrB/MazE/SpoVT family DNA-binding domain-containing protein: protein MKSTGIVRKVDNLGRVVLPVEIRRTMGIDLKDPIEVFVDGQSIILKKYEPECIFCKNAKDVQSYKGKNICSCCLKELKGEN, encoded by the coding sequence ATGAAATCAACAGGCATTGTAAGAAAGGTGGACAACCTGGGAAGAGTTGTTCTACCAGTTGAGATACGTAGAACAATGGGTATTGATTTAAAAGACCCAATAGAAGTCTTTGTGGATGGACAATCAATAATTCTTAAGAAATACGAACCCGAATGTATCTTCTGTAAAAATGCAAAAGATGTTCAGTCATATAAGGGTAAAAATATTTGCTCCTGCTGCTTAAAAGAGTTAAAAGGGGAGAACTAG